In Polaribacter sp. Hel_I_88, the following proteins share a genomic window:
- a CDS encoding DUF2975 domain-containing protein, translating into MKTAKILKVATFFSWFACIGLTIKSGAILVTYLLSISNPEASKNMYESLNLFEYYNHSFLNYSIIVFYKIVLFSVEAYIAYLVIQLLKKLNIKQPFNIDVHSLMRKISFAIFYLWIIAIVHNTHIQIIGKKHNFELSLFSSDFVFLSLVIFIFAQIVKRGIEIQSENDLTI; encoded by the coding sequence ATGAAAACAGCAAAAATATTAAAAGTTGCAACCTTTTTTTCTTGGTTTGCATGCATAGGACTCACCATAAAAAGTGGTGCAATTTTAGTTACTTATTTATTAAGTATTTCTAATCCAGAAGCTTCTAAAAACATGTACGAAAGTTTAAACCTTTTTGAATACTACAATCATAGTTTTTTAAACTATTCTATCATCGTTTTTTACAAAATAGTATTGTTCTCTGTTGAGGCTTATATTGCTTATTTAGTAATTCAGCTACTAAAAAAACTAAATATTAAACAGCCTTTTAATATTGATGTCCATTCGTTGATGAGAAAAATAAGTTTTGCTATTTTTTATTTGTGGATCATAGCAATTGTTCACAATACTCACATTCAAATTATTGGTAAAAAACACAATTTTGAACTCAGTTTATTTTCTAGTGATTTTGTTTTTCTATCACTCGTAATTTTCATTTTTGCACAAATTGTAAAACGAGGTATTGAAATACAATCTGAAAACGATTTAACTATATAA
- a CDS encoding DUF2975 domain-containing protein: MKKINILKAIIDFIWIIAVPIGAPLTFIFVIFILFQGEVNIDFDILGIGLNLNSFFARLLIALLGINLILMFYSLHIFRNVLGYFKKLKIFDDYVIVSFNKIGKLLIISGTSTLIIGFIGGLYFKSEVSISLGFHPYLLVIGLGFFFQILSEIFKISKHQKQENDLTI; the protein is encoded by the coding sequence ATGAAAAAAATAAATATTTTAAAAGCGATTATAGATTTTATTTGGATTATTGCTGTTCCAATTGGAGCTCCACTAACTTTTATCTTTGTCATTTTTATACTCTTCCAAGGAGAAGTAAATATCGACTTTGATATTTTAGGAATTGGGTTAAATCTAAATAGCTTTTTTGCAAGATTATTGATTGCTTTATTAGGAATCAACCTAATATTGATGTTTTATAGTTTACACATTTTTAGAAACGTTTTAGGTTATTTTAAAAAATTAAAAATTTTTGATGATTATGTAATTGTTTCTTTTAACAAAATAGGAAAACTATTAATTATTTCAGGAACTTCTACCTTAATAATTGGGTTTATTGGTGGGCTTTATTTTAAAAGTGAGGTTTCAATATCATTAGGTTTTCATCCTTATTTGTTAGTTATTGGTTTGGGATTTTTCTTCCAAATTTTAAGTGAAATATTCAAGATTTCAAAACACCAAAAACAAGAAAACGACCTAACTATATAA
- a CDS encoding helix-turn-helix transcriptional regulator: MPIIVNLDVMLAKRKMRSKELAEIIGITTANLSILKSGKAKAVRFSTLEAICEALDCQPSDILEYQKE; this comes from the coding sequence ATGCCAATCATTGTAAACCTTGATGTAATGCTTGCCAAACGCAAAATGCGAAGTAAAGAATTGGCAGAAATTATTGGTATTACCACTGCAAATTTATCCATCTTAAAATCAGGTAAGGCAAAAGCAGTTCGTTTCTCTACGTTAGAAGCTATTTGTGAAGCTTTAGATTGCCAGCCTTCGGATATTTTAGAATATCAAAAAGAATAA
- a CDS encoding nucleoside deaminase — protein MIQPFDDVYFMKKAFQEAEMAFDKGEIPVGAVIVFKDKIIARAHNLTETLNDVTAHAEMQAFTAAADFLGGKYLKDCTLYVTLEPCQMCAGASYWTQLDKIVYGASEPERGFINLKTTLHPKTKIVSGILENDCSQLLKRFFIEKRNLN, from the coding sequence ATGATACAACCTTTTGATGATGTTTATTTTATGAAAAAAGCCTTTCAAGAAGCAGAAATGGCTTTTGATAAAGGAGAAATTCCTGTAGGTGCTGTAATTGTTTTTAAAGATAAAATAATTGCGAGAGCACACAATTTAACTGAAACTTTAAATGATGTAACTGCGCATGCAGAAATGCAAGCATTTACTGCTGCAGCCGATTTTTTAGGAGGTAAATATCTAAAAGATTGCACGCTTTATGTAACCCTAGAGCCTTGCCAAATGTGTGCTGGTGCTAGTTATTGGACACAGCTCGATAAAATTGTTTATGGAGCTTCTGAACCAGAAAGAGGTTTTATCAACTTAAAAACAACCCTGCACCCAAAGACAAAAATAGTTTCAGGAATTTTGGAAAATGACTGTTCTCAATTATTAAAACGTTTTTTTATTGAAAAGCGTAATTTGAATTAA
- the dxs gene encoding 1-deoxy-D-xylulose-5-phosphate synthase: MKNLLDNIATPEDLRKLNQEQLPQLAKELRNFIIDIVSTKEGHLGASLGVIELTIALHYLFDTPNDLLVWDVGHQAYGHKILTGRKAVFHTNRQFKGIAGFPARKESEFDTFGVGHSSTSISAALGMAIASNLKGETEKHHIAIIGDASIASGMAFEALNHAGVSKANLLIILNDNAIGIDPSVGALKEYLTKVKTDKKLAAQNNIIKALNFDYSGPIDGHNLDKVLSELKRLKSVKGPKFLHVITTKGKGLQKAEEDQVTYHAPGKFDKISGVRIKSSENKYTKYQDVFGQTIVELAKQNDKIVAITPAMLTGSSLKLMLKEYPNRTFDVGIAEQHAVTLAGGMATQGLIPYCNIYSTFLQRAYDQVIHDVALQNLPVVFCLDRAGLVGEDGATHHGVFDLAFLRCIPNLIIFAPRNETELRNILYTAQLGLQNPIAIRYPRGYGKTIDWKKPFQKIEIGKGVSLKEGKSIAVLSVGTIADNVEEAILLSENKKEFAHFDMRFIKPLDKELLKEIFRKYKNIITIEDGVKQGGFGSSILEFAAQKHYKNKIKVLGIPDTFIEHGNVLELQNQIGLDVKSLLDIFSKT, translated from the coding sequence ATGAAAAATCTGTTAGACAACATAGCAACTCCTGAAGATTTAAGAAAATTAAATCAAGAGCAATTACCACAGTTGGCAAAAGAGTTGCGCAATTTTATTATTGATATTGTATCAACGAAAGAAGGGCATTTAGGAGCAAGTTTAGGTGTTATAGAACTTACAATTGCACTCCATTATCTGTTTGATACACCCAATGATTTATTAGTTTGGGATGTTGGGCATCAAGCCTATGGACATAAAATTTTAACGGGTAGAAAAGCTGTTTTTCATACCAATAGGCAATTTAAAGGTATTGCTGGTTTTCCTGCAAGAAAAGAGAGCGAATTTGATACTTTTGGAGTTGGGCATTCTTCCACTTCTATTTCTGCTGCTTTAGGAATGGCAATTGCATCTAATTTAAAAGGTGAAACAGAAAAACATCATATTGCTATTATTGGTGATGCCTCTATTGCAAGTGGAATGGCTTTTGAAGCCTTGAATCATGCAGGAGTTTCTAAGGCTAATTTGTTAATTATTTTAAATGATAATGCTATTGGAATTGATCCATCAGTTGGTGCTTTAAAAGAGTATTTAACAAAGGTTAAAACTGATAAAAAATTAGCAGCTCAAAACAACATCATCAAAGCTTTAAATTTTGATTATTCTGGTCCTATTGATGGGCATAATTTAGACAAAGTTTTATCTGAATTAAAAAGGCTAAAATCTGTAAAAGGTCCTAAATTTTTACACGTAATTACTACAAAGGGTAAAGGTTTACAAAAAGCAGAGGAAGATCAAGTAACGTATCATGCTCCAGGAAAATTTGATAAAATTTCTGGAGTACGAATTAAATCATCTGAAAATAAATACACAAAATATCAAGACGTTTTTGGACAAACCATTGTAGAACTAGCAAAACAAAACGATAAAATTGTGGCAATTACACCTGCAATGTTAACAGGTAGCTCTTTAAAATTGATGTTAAAGGAATATCCAAATAGAACTTTTGATGTTGGAATTGCAGAACAACATGCAGTTACTTTAGCTGGTGGAATGGCTACTCAAGGTTTAATTCCTTATTGTAATATTTACTCTACGTTTTTGCAACGTGCTTATGATCAAGTAATTCATGATGTTGCTTTGCAAAATTTACCTGTAGTTTTTTGTTTGGATAGGGCTGGTTTAGTTGGCGAAGATGGAGCAACACATCATGGTGTTTTTGATCTTGCTTTTTTAAGATGCATTCCAAACCTGATTATTTTTGCGCCAAGAAACGAAACTGAATTACGCAACATTTTATATACTGCTCAATTAGGTTTACAAAATCCGATTGCAATTCGTTATCCAAGAGGATATGGAAAAACTATCGATTGGAAAAAACCTTTTCAAAAAATAGAAATTGGCAAAGGAGTTAGTTTAAAAGAAGGAAAAAGCATCGCTGTTTTATCTGTTGGAACCATTGCTGATAATGTTGAAGAAGCAATTCTTTTATCAGAAAACAAAAAAGAATTTGCACATTTTGACATGCGCTTTATAAAACCTTTGGATAAAGAATTACTAAAAGAAATTTTTAGAAAGTATAAAAACATCATAACAATTGAAGATGGAGTTAAACAAGGTGGTTTTGGAAGTAGTATTTTAGAATTTGCTGCTCAAAAACATTATAAAAACAAAAT
- a CDS encoding DPP IV N-terminal domain-containing protein, with protein sequence MKKIILVFVFLFTVSVVSAQETPEPNYRQAAKYSPKNLAKMVHSTSVNPNWLKKGNRFWYAYKTSEGSNHYIVDIDKKSKELLFDNVKMAKWLTEITKDPYDAKHLPRLDIKFNEAENAFRFRVTSTEEVEVEDEKEDKKEVEKDSTATKKAKKKKPKMEKKTYYLEYRLGGNGLTIINTKKEEKKPWTRWANVAPDSSIVLYGKNHNIYWMDKINFKKFIKDEKDSTVVENQWTTDGEENYGYTWGGRGDDNEDVEKKKDDRKGVWGTWSHDSKKFVFERSDSRHIKDLWVINSTGKKRPTLETYKYHMPGEQEFYKSELMIFDIPTKTHVLVPLDTMKQQSLTVYRAPRKKSSYSDDFNPTLLLSKKGKVYFSTISRDRKKFDVHVADINTGEYKTIIEERFNTYIESRPLILFNNETEILHWAERDGWAHFYLYDADGNLKNQITEGDYHVDGFEGLDEKTRTLYFTANGVDKNQDPYYLHTYKINLNGSGMRALDAGDYTASTNMADSNEYFVSNYSRVNTVPKSEIRDVNGRKVMDLETADLSQLFASGYQFPETFKVKADDGITDLYGVMYKPFDMDSTKVYPLLEYVYPGPQTEAVNKSFSYRMDRLDRMAQVGFVVITLGNRGGHPDRSKWYHNYGYGNLRDYGLADKKYVAQQLANKHKFIDIEKVGIYGHSGGGFMSTAAMLVYPDFFKAAVSSAGNHDNNVYNSWWSETHHGVKEEIDEKGKVSHKYKIDDNQSLAKNLKGHLMLIHGDMDNNVHPAGTIRMANELIKAHKRFKFMTMPGQRHGFGSMTEYSFWLRADHFSKYLLGKENTNVDFMFMNLNEPQN encoded by the coding sequence ATGAAAAAAATTATCTTAGTTTTTGTGTTTTTATTTACTGTATCAGTAGTATCTGCACAAGAAACACCAGAGCCAAATTATAGACAGGCTGCTAAATACTCGCCAAAAAATTTAGCAAAAATGGTACACTCTACTAGTGTAAATCCTAATTGGTTAAAAAAGGGAAACCGTTTTTGGTATGCCTATAAAACTTCTGAAGGCTCAAATCATTACATTGTAGATATTGATAAAAAATCGAAAGAACTTTTGTTTGACAATGTTAAGATGGCAAAATGGTTAACGGAAATTACCAAAGATCCTTATGACGCAAAACATTTACCACGTTTAGATATTAAGTTTAATGAAGCAGAAAATGCGTTTCGTTTTAGAGTAACATCTACTGAAGAAGTTGAGGTGGAAGATGAAAAAGAGGATAAAAAAGAAGTAGAGAAAGATTCTACAGCTACCAAAAAGGCAAAAAAGAAAAAGCCAAAAATGGAAAAGAAAACCTACTATTTAGAATATAGATTAGGTGGAAATGGTTTAACAATCATCAATACAAAAAAAGAGGAAAAAAAGCCTTGGACTCGTTGGGCAAATGTAGCTCCAGATAGTTCAATCGTTTTATATGGTAAAAACCATAACATCTATTGGATGGATAAAATCAACTTTAAAAAGTTTATTAAAGATGAAAAAGATAGCACTGTTGTAGAAAACCAATGGACAACAGATGGTGAAGAAAACTATGGCTACACTTGGGGTGGAAGAGGAGATGATAATGAGGATGTAGAAAAAAAGAAAGATGATAGAAAAGGAGTTTGGGGAACTTGGTCTCATGATTCTAAAAAGTTCGTTTTTGAAAGATCAGATTCTAGACATATTAAAGATTTATGGGTCATAAATTCTACGGGTAAAAAAAGACCAACGTTGGAAACTTATAAGTACCACATGCCAGGAGAACAAGAATTTTATAAATCTGAATTAATGATTTTTGACATTCCAACAAAAACGCATGTATTGGTTCCTTTAGATACCATGAAGCAGCAAAGCCTTACTGTGTATAGAGCACCAAGAAAAAAGTCTAGTTATAGTGATGATTTTAATCCAACATTGCTTTTATCAAAAAAAGGAAAAGTATATTTCAGTACTATTTCTAGAGACAGAAAAAAGTTTGATGTGCATGTTGCAGATATTAATACTGGTGAATATAAAACAATTATAGAAGAGCGTTTTAATACGTATATAGAGTCTAGACCTTTAATCTTATTCAACAATGAAACCGAAATTTTACATTGGGCAGAAAGAGATGGTTGGGCACATTTTTATTTATATGATGCAGATGGAAATTTAAAAAATCAAATTACTGAAGGCGATTATCATGTAGATGGTTTTGAAGGTTTGGACGAAAAAACTAGAACCTTATATTTTACTGCAAATGGGGTTGATAAAAATCAAGATCCTTATTATTTACATACGTATAAAATAAATTTAAACGGATCTGGAATGCGTGCTTTAGATGCAGGGGATTATACTGCAAGTACAAATATGGCAGATTCAAATGAGTATTTTGTGAGTAATTATTCGCGTGTAAATACAGTGCCAAAATCAGAAATTAGAGATGTAAATGGGCGTAAAGTAATGGATTTAGAAACTGCAGATTTATCGCAATTATTTGCTTCTGGTTATCAATTTCCAGAAACTTTTAAAGTAAAAGCAGATGATGGAATTACAGATTTATATGGAGTAATGTATAAGCCTTTTGATATGGATTCAACAAAGGTATATCCACTTTTGGAGTATGTATATCCAGGTCCACAAACAGAAGCTGTAAACAAATCTTTTTCTTACAGAATGGATCGTTTAGACAGAATGGCGCAAGTTGGATTTGTAGTAATTACGCTAGGAAATAGAGGAGGACATCCAGACAGATCTAAATGGTATCATAATTATGGATATGGAAATTTACGTGATTATGGTTTGGCTGATAAAAAATATGTTGCACAACAATTGGCTAACAAACATAAATTTATCGATATTGAAAAAGTAGGAATTTACGGACATTCAGGAGGAGGCTTTATGTCTACAGCTGCAATGTTGGTATATCCAGATTTCTTTAAGGCAGCAGTTTCATCAGCAGGAAATCATGATAATAATGTGTACAATTCTTGGTGGAGTGAAACACATCATGGAGTAAAAGAAGAAATTGACGAGAAAGGGAAAGTTTCTCATAAATATAAAATTGATGACAATCAATCTTTGGCAAAAAACCTAAAAGGACATTTAATGTTGATTCATGGAGATATGGATAATAACGTGCATCCTGCAGGAACTATAAGAATGGCAAACGAATTAATTAAAGCGCACAAACGTTTTAAATTTATGACAATGCCAGGACAAAGACATGGTTTTGGAAGCATGACAGAATATTCTTTTTGGTTAAGAGCAGATCATTTTAGTAAGTATTTATTAGGCAAAGAAAATACCAATGTAGATTTTATGTTTATGAATTTGAATGAACCACAGAATTAA